In Isosphaera pallida ATCC 43644, the sequence CGCCGGGATCGCCTCGACACGTTCGTGGTGGGGCGTTCACGGCTGGCGAGTTGTCCGGTGGCCGATCGCTACCTTTCACGCTACCATTTCCTCATCGAAGCGCACCCCCCCCACTGCCAGGTGCGCGACCTGGGCAGTCGCAACGGAACCAAACTCAATGGTCGCTTGATTGAAGGTTTGGTGCCCCTGCGCGACGGAGACCGTTTGGAGGCTGGCGACAGCCTGTTCGAGATTCGCGTCGAGCCGGAAACCCACGAGTTCAGAGATTCCTTCGGAAACAGCGGTCCCCTCTCCGACAGCGAGACCACCCCTGGTCTCCCACCAACGTTCGAGCTGTTCCTGACCCCGCGGCCCTCGTTGGTCACGTCCCAGACCCGTTGTCTGGAATGTGACACTCCCCTTCGACTCGAAGAACGGGTGGATGGCTTAGCCCCAGACGACGACCCCAACGGGGTGGCTTGGATCTGCCCGGCGTGTCGCGACCGGCTCAGCCGGTTTCCTCCCCCCCCGCCGGGTTACGTGTTGGAACGGTGGCTGGGACGCGGAGGCATGGGCAGCGTTCACCTGGGACGTCACCTACAAACCGGAACCCGCGTGGCGATCAAGACCCTCATCCCCCAAATCGCCTCCCACCCCCGCGCACGCGCCTACTTCCGCCGCGAGGTCGAGGTCATGCGCGCGCTGAGGCATCGACGGATCGTCCGCTACTACGGCGTCGTGGAAACGGCGGGTCGATTTCAACTCATTATGGAATATGTGGAAAGCATCGACGCCGCCCAACGGCTCCGCATCCAAGAGGGACCAATGGAGACCGCCACCGTGCTGCGGATCGGCCTCCAACTGCTGGACGCCTTGCAGCACGCCCACGAACGGGGTTACGTCCATCGCGACATCAAACCCTCCAACCTGCTGCTAACCCCGCGGCCCGGCGGCGCGGTTGGCTACGACCTGAAGCTGGCCGACTTCGGTCTGGCCCGCAGTTTCCGCGACCAAGCCGGATTGACCGGACTGACCAATCCCGGCGACCTGGTCGGCACCCTCGGGTTCCTCGCGCCCGACCTGATCCGCGACGCCCGCGCCGTCACCCAATCGTCCGATCTGTACTCAGTAGGCGCGACCCTCTACTATCTTCTCACTCGTGAATATCCTTATTTGAACTTCGATCCTCGACGCGATGACTCGTTCCAGGTGGTTTTGGAACATCCGCCCCTGCCTCTGACGGCGCGGCGTCCCGATCTTCCCGAGGCGTTGAGCCGGGTTTTAGAGCGTGCGTTGGAGAAGTCGCCGCGGCGGCGTTGGCCGACGGCCGCGGCGATGGCCGACGCGCTGAGGCGGGTTGCGCACTTGATGCCCCGTTCCGAGTCCTCTGGTTCGTGACTCGCCGTCCTGGGGTTGGGCTTGGTTGGCCCGTCGCCCGATCGCGCCGCGGCTTACGGTGGTTGGTGGGGGGGGTGGGCGGAAGTCGGCGTTCGACTTTGGCTCGGCTCCCATCAACTCATCAACGTCCCGAACTTCACGGACTTAACGGCGGATCGAGCTTGAACCAGTAGAAGCCGTGGGGGCCCAAGGACAGAAAATAGGGTAACTCGCCGATGGTGGGGAACCGCACGCCGCCGATCATTTCCACCGGCGTCCAACCCTGGTAGCCTTGGCTGTTGAGGTCGAACTGCACCGGCTGAGCGTAGCGCGACAGGTTGTTGACGATCAAAACATGTTCGTTTTCCCATGTGCGCAGATAGGCCACAATTGCTTTGTTCGCCGAGGGTACGAACCGCAGGTCGCCCCGACCGAAGACGCGGTATTCCCGACGCACGCGGATCAGACGCTTGAGCCAGTTCAGCAGCGACGTGGGGGCTCGGGACTGTGCCTCGACATTGACCGCCTGATAATTGTAAATAGGGTCGAGGATCACCGGCTGATAGAGCATCGAGGGGTCGGCGGTTGAGAAGCCGGCGTTGCGGTCGCCCGACCACTGCATTGGGGTGCGCACACCGTTGCGATCCCCCAGGTGGATGTTGTCGCCCATGCCGATCTCGTCGCCGTAGTACAGCACCGGACTGCCCGGCAACGACAGCAACAGGCTGTTGAGCAGCTCCATTTGACGCCGTCCGTTGTTCATCAACGGTGCCAGACGCCGACGGATTCCCAAGTTGAGACGCATCCGGGGGTCGTTGGCGTACTCCCGATACATATAGTCCCGGTCCTCGTCGGTGACCATCTCCAGAGTCAATTCGTCATGGTTACGCAGGAACAACGCCCACTGACAAATGCTGGGAATGGACGGCATCTGGTTCATGATATCTTCGATTGGCTGACGGTCCTCCTTGCGGATCGCCATGAAAAGGCGGGGCATGAGTGGAAAGTTGAAGGCCATGTGGAACTCGTCGCCGTTGCCGAAGTAGGGCACGAGGTCGGCCGGCCACTGGTTGGCCTCGGCCAGCAGCACGCTGCCGGGCTTGACCTGATCCACGAAGGCGCGCAACTCCTTGAGGAACTCATGAGTCTCTGGCAGGTTCTCGCAGCTGGTTCCCTCGCGCTCGATCAGGTAGGGGACCGCGTCCACCCGGAAGCCGTCGATGCCTCGCTCCAGCCAGAACCGAACAATGTCCAGCATCTCCCGCCGCACCTCGGGATTATCGTAGTTGAGGTCCGGCTGGTGACTGAAAAATCGATGCCAGTAATATTGGCGCGCCACCGGATCCCACGTCCAATTCGAGGTCTCGGTGTCCTTGAAGATGATCCGAACCCCCTGGTATTTCTGGTCGGTGTCGCTCCAGACGTAGTAGTTGCGCTTGGGGGAGTTCG encodes:
- a CDS encoding protein kinase domain-containing protein, which translates into the protein MAIVLRIIDGPCSGREFRRDRLDTFVVGRSRLASCPVADRYLSRYHFLIEAHPPHCQVRDLGSRNGTKLNGRLIEGLVPLRDGDRLEAGDSLFEIRVEPETHEFRDSFGNSGPLSDSETTPGLPPTFELFLTPRPSLVTSQTRCLECDTPLRLEERVDGLAPDDDPNGVAWICPACRDRLSRFPPPPPGYVLERWLGRGGMGSVHLGRHLQTGTRVAIKTLIPQIASHPRARAYFRREVEVMRALRHRRIVRYYGVVETAGRFQLIMEYVESIDAAQRLRIQEGPMETATVLRIGLQLLDALQHAHERGYVHRDIKPSNLLLTPRPGGAVGYDLKLADFGLARSFRDQAGLTGLTNPGDLVGTLGFLAPDLIRDARAVTQSSDLYSVGATLYYLLTREYPYLNFDPRRDDSFQVVLEHPPLPLTARRPDLPEALSRVLERALEKSPRRRWPTAAAMADALRRVAHLMPRSESSGS
- the treS gene encoding maltose alpha-D-glucosyltransferase, which codes for MNSDPQWYKDAIFYEVYVRGFFDSTGDGNGDLPGLTARLDYLRDLGVDCLWLMPIYASPLKDDGYDISDFRKIHPTIGTVEQFEELTKAAHARGMRIIADLVVNHTSDQHAWFQEARRDPNSPKRNYYVWSDTDQKYQGVRIIFKDTETSNWTWDPVARQYYWHRFFSHQPDLNYDNPEVRREMLDIVRFWLERGIDGFRVDAVPYLIEREGTSCENLPETHEFLKELRAFVDQVKPGSVLLAEANQWPADLVPYFGNGDEFHMAFNFPLMPRLFMAIRKEDRQPIEDIMNQMPSIPSICQWALFLRNHDELTLEMVTDEDRDYMYREYANDPRMRLNLGIRRRLAPLMNNGRRQMELLNSLLLSLPGSPVLYYGDEIGMGDNIHLGDRNGVRTPMQWSGDRNAGFSTADPSMLYQPVILDPIYNYQAVNVEAQSRAPTSLLNWLKRLIRVRREYRVFGRGDLRFVPSANKAIVAYLRTWENEHVLIVNNLSRYAQPVQFDLNSQGYQGWTPVEMIGGVRFPTIGELPYFLSLGPHGFYWFKLDPPLSP